Proteins encoded by one window of Gemmatimonadaceae bacterium:
- a CDS encoding UvrB/UvrC motif-containing protein, with translation MLCDQCKERDAVVHLTQIVNAEVTQLHLCEKCAAAKGIETTVAMPKHPLGDFLHAVQQQSAPSVGDQARCAYCQTSLRDFRASGRLGCAQCYTAFEGALRELLRRVHGAARHRGREYDAPVAAGIVGSELDSLRERLQRAVAAEEFELAAALRDQIRALE, from the coding sequence ATGCTCTGCGACCAGTGCAAGGAGCGCGACGCGGTGGTGCACCTCACGCAGATCGTGAACGCGGAGGTGACGCAGCTCCACCTGTGCGAGAAATGCGCCGCCGCGAAGGGCATCGAGACGACGGTCGCGATGCCGAAGCATCCGCTGGGCGACTTTCTGCACGCGGTGCAGCAGCAGTCGGCGCCGTCCGTCGGGGACCAGGCCCGCTGCGCCTACTGCCAGACGTCGCTGCGCGACTTCCGGGCGTCGGGCCGGCTGGGCTGCGCCCAGTGCTACACGGCATTCGAGGGGGCCTTGCGGGAGCTCCTGCGCCGGGTGCACGGGGCGGCGCGCCATCGCGGGCGCGAGTACGACGCCCCGGTGGCCGCGGGCATCGTCGGCTCGGAGCTCGACTCGCTGCGCGAACGGCTCCAGCGGGCCGTCGCCGCCGAGGAGTTCGAGCTCGCGGCCGCGCTGCGCGACCAGATCCGGGCCCTCGAGTGA
- the era gene encoding GTPase Era, which translates to MTTHAGIVTVAGKPNAGKSTLLNRLVGQHLAITSPKPQSTRDRIVGLRTEQGVQMVILDTPGLLAPKHHLHRSMLGAALAALREADVIVHVVDATSDPVEPLATVAGLDAAPKAPVVVALNKCDLVNQVVRRDLARAHPGAIVMSARTGDGMPELLAAIAAHLPESPFLYPEDDLSTQHLRFFAREAVREAALEQLDEEVPHAVACEIEEFREGSAPVYIRAVLHVERDSQKRILIGSGGQRIKSIGQSARQRIEALVGGAVYLDLWVKVLPNWRRNPAALARLGYTLPPDDSK; encoded by the coding sequence ATGACCACACACGCCGGAATCGTCACCGTGGCGGGGAAGCCCAACGCCGGCAAGAGCACGCTGCTCAACCGCCTGGTCGGGCAGCACCTGGCCATCACCAGCCCCAAGCCGCAGTCGACGCGCGACCGGATCGTGGGACTGCGCACCGAGCAGGGCGTGCAGATGGTCATTCTCGACACCCCGGGACTCCTCGCGCCCAAGCATCACCTGCACCGGTCGATGCTCGGCGCCGCCCTGGCGGCGCTGCGCGAGGCCGATGTGATCGTGCACGTGGTGGACGCCACCAGCGATCCCGTGGAGCCGCTGGCGACGGTGGCCGGGCTCGACGCGGCGCCGAAGGCGCCGGTGGTCGTCGCCCTCAACAAGTGCGACCTGGTGAACCAGGTCGTGCGGCGCGACCTCGCGCGTGCGCATCCGGGCGCGATCGTGATGTCGGCGCGCACGGGCGACGGGATGCCCGAACTGCTCGCGGCGATCGCCGCGCACCTGCCGGAGAGCCCGTTCCTGTATCCGGAGGACGATCTCTCGACGCAGCACCTGCGGTTCTTCGCGCGCGAGGCCGTGCGGGAGGCGGCCCTCGAGCAGCTCGACGAGGAGGTGCCGCACGCGGTGGCCTGCGAGATCGAGGAGTTTCGTGAGGGGAGTGCGCCGGTGTACATTCGTGCCGTGCTCCACGTGGAGCGCGACAGCCAGAAGCGCATCCTGATCGGCAGCGGCGGCCAGCGCATCAAGAGCATCGGCCAGTCCGCGCGCCAACGCATTGAGGCGCTCGTCGGCGGTGCGGTGTATCTGGACTTGTGGGTGAAGGTGCTTCCCAACTGGCGGCGGAATCCGGCGGCGCTCGCGCGGCTCGGATACACGCTGCCCCCGGACGACTCGAAATGA
- a CDS encoding ABC transporter ATP-binding protein, giving the protein MTPILQARGVRKVFTGGDGGAIVVLDGVDLQVARGEMVAIVGASGAGKSTLLQVLGALERPTGGDVELAGTAVSQVADAQLAALRNTSVGFVFQFHHLLKEFTALENVMMPLRIGGKSSGEARARARELLERVGLGARMQHRPAELSGGEQQRTAVARALAASPPLILADEPSGNLDHANAESLHALFATLASEMGVGLVVVTHNRSLASRAQRILLLEDGVLHASHGEGLV; this is encoded by the coding sequence ATGACACCCATCCTCCAAGCGCGGGGCGTGCGGAAGGTCTTCACCGGCGGCGACGGCGGCGCGATTGTCGTGCTCGACGGCGTGGACCTGCAGGTGGCACGGGGGGAGATGGTGGCGATCGTCGGCGCCAGCGGCGCCGGCAAGAGCACGCTGCTGCAGGTCCTGGGCGCGCTGGAGCGTCCCACCGGCGGCGACGTCGAGCTGGCGGGGACGGCGGTGAGCCAGGTGGCCGACGCCCAGCTGGCCGCGCTTCGCAACACGTCGGTGGGCTTCGTCTTCCAGTTCCATCATCTGCTCAAGGAATTCACGGCGCTCGAGAACGTGATGATGCCCCTTCGAATTGGGGGCAAGTCCTCGGGCGAGGCGCGGGCACGGGCGCGGGAGCTACTCGAGCGGGTAGGGCTGGGGGCGCGCATGCAGCACCGCCCGGCCGAGCTCTCCGGGGGCGAGCAGCAGCGGACGGCGGTGGCGCGGGCGCTGGCGGCGTCGCCGCCGCTCATCCTCGCCGACGAACCCTCCGGCAACCTCGATCATGCGAACGCCGAGTCGCTGCACGCGCTGTTCGCCACCTTGGCGTCGGAGATGGGCGTGGGACTCGTGGTCGTGACGCACAACCGATCGCTCGCGTCGCGCGCGCAGCGCATCCTGCTGCTCGAGGATGGCGTGCTGCACGCCTCGCACGGCGAGGGGCTGGTCTGA
- the lysS gene encoding lysine--tRNA ligase translates to MSDELNYVLQARHEKLAALEAMGVAPFAYGFDRRHQAAQCPALLGDAEEGPEVQLAGRVVALRTHGKTTFAHLGDPSGRVQLYFKKDVVGEAAYAVCDLLDLGDVIGVRGPLFRTRTGEVTVKVLHLELLAKSLRPLPFGKEEVVDGKVVRHSAFADGEQRSRQRYADLAVHPEVRALFTARSRMTAAVRGFMDGLGYLEVETPVLQPLYGGAAAKPFVTHHNALDMPLYLRIADELYLKRLVIGGFDRVYEIGHDFRNEGIDRTHNPEFTMLEFYEAYADYTVMMGRVEALIIAAATAVRDTLTAAGLATDAPAFDAAVLQGPFPRIDWLPALSSALHVDDVTQMTDAALRTAAEQAGVHGVASLSRPKLMDELFQHHVESKIDRPTFVVDYPKELSPLAKPKRGNPALTERFELFARGRELANAFSELNDPIDQRQRFEAQARLKAAGDEEASGVDEDYLRAMEYGMPPMGGVGVGIDRLFMYLTGTAHIRDVILFPTMRPE, encoded by the coding sequence ATGAGCGATGAACTGAACTACGTGCTGCAGGCACGCCACGAGAAGCTGGCGGCGCTGGAAGCCATGGGGGTCGCGCCGTTCGCCTACGGCTTCGACCGGCGGCACCAGGCGGCGCAGTGCCCCGCGCTGCTCGGCGATGCGGAAGAGGGGCCGGAGGTGCAGCTCGCCGGGCGCGTGGTGGCGCTGCGCACGCACGGCAAGACGACCTTTGCGCACCTGGGCGACCCCTCGGGCCGCGTGCAGTTGTACTTCAAGAAGGATGTGGTGGGCGAGGCCGCGTACGCGGTGTGCGACCTGCTCGACCTGGGCGACGTGATCGGCGTGCGCGGGCCGCTCTTCCGCACGCGCACGGGTGAAGTGACGGTGAAGGTGCTGCACCTCGAACTGCTCGCCAAGTCACTGCGTCCGCTCCCATTCGGCAAGGAAGAGGTGGTGGATGGCAAGGTGGTGCGGCACTCGGCGTTCGCCGACGGCGAACAGCGGTCGCGCCAACGCTACGCCGACCTCGCGGTGCATCCCGAGGTGCGGGCGCTGTTCACGGCGCGCTCGCGGATGACCGCCGCGGTGCGCGGGTTCATGGACGGTCTCGGCTATCTCGAGGTGGAGACGCCGGTGCTGCAGCCGCTGTACGGCGGCGCGGCGGCCAAGCCGTTCGTGACGCACCACAACGCGCTCGACATGCCGCTCTACCTGCGCATCGCCGACGAGCTGTACCTGAAGCGCCTCGTCATCGGCGGCTTCGACCGCGTATACGAGATCGGGCACGACTTCCGCAACGAGGGCATCGACCGGACGCACAATCCGGAGTTCACGATGCTCGAGTTCTACGAGGCGTATGCCGACTACACGGTGATGATGGGGCGGGTGGAGGCGCTGATCATCGCCGCGGCGACGGCGGTGCGCGACACGCTGACCGCGGCGGGGCTGGCGACCGATGCGCCGGCGTTCGATGCCGCGGTGCTGCAGGGGCCGTTCCCGCGCATCGACTGGCTCCCGGCGCTGTCGTCCGCGCTGCACGTCGACGACGTGACGCAGATGACGGACGCGGCCCTTCGCACGGCGGCGGAACAGGCCGGCGTGCACGGCGTCGCGTCGCTGTCGCGTCCCAAGCTGATGGATGAACTCTTCCAGCACCACGTGGAGAGCAAGATCGACCGCCCGACCTTCGTCGTCGACTATCCCAAGGAGCTCTCGCCGCTTGCCAAGCCGAAGCGGGGGAATCCGGCGCTGACCGAGCGATTCGAGTTGTTCGCCCGCGGCCGGGAACTCGCCAATGCGTTCTCCGAGCTGAACGATCCCATCGACCAGCGTCAGCGGTTCGAGGCGCAGGCGCGGCTGAAGGCCGCGGGCGACGAGGAGGCCTCGGGGGTGGACGAGGATTACCTGCGCGCCATGGAATACGGCATGCCGCCGATGGGCGGCGTCGGCGTGGGGATCGACCGGCTCTTCATGTACCTGACGGGGACGGCGCACATTCGGGATGTGATCCTGTTCCCGACGATGCGTCCGGAATAG
- a CDS encoding protein arginine kinase, which produces MTLDLSLLPDGGMPWITASGPHADIVLSSRVRLARNVAGFPFSPRAGDSDRLRVLQQVRDAASHSALLAQSVLVRVDEMTANERRLLHERHLVSRELAELDAATARLGAAVLVGDEAALMVNEEDHLRLQVFRSGFDISGAWERAARLERELGERLPLAFHHEFGFLTSCPTNVGTGLRASVLVHLPGLVLTQEIGKVLTGLQQMGLTYRGLYGEGSEVVGNFFQISNQTTLGRTEDELCDHLSRVVAHVISRESEARRVLTRDAGYIIEDKLWRAYGTLRYARSLGADEAMNLLSGVRLAVGMFLLGGLSVYTLNKLLVFSQTAHLSLAEGRPLTEIEANLARARYVRGVLAAEAGGA; this is translated from the coding sequence GTGACACTCGACCTGTCCCTCCTCCCCGACGGCGGGATGCCGTGGATCACGGCCTCGGGGCCGCACGCGGACATCGTGCTGTCCTCGCGGGTCCGCCTGGCGCGGAACGTCGCCGGGTTCCCGTTCAGTCCCCGGGCCGGCGACAGCGACCGGCTGCGCGTGCTGCAGCAGGTGCGCGATGCCGCGTCGCATTCGGCGCTGCTGGCACAGTCCGTCCTGGTTCGGGTGGACGAGATGACGGCCAACGAACGCCGCTTGCTGCACGAGCGGCATCTGGTGAGCCGCGAGCTCGCGGAGCTCGATGCGGCGACGGCGCGGCTCGGGGCGGCGGTGCTGGTGGGGGACGAGGCGGCGCTGATGGTGAACGAGGAAGACCATTTGCGACTGCAGGTCTTCCGGTCGGGGTTCGACATCAGCGGGGCGTGGGAACGGGCCGCCCGGCTGGAACGTGAACTGGGCGAGCGGCTGCCGCTGGCCTTCCACCATGAGTTCGGCTTCCTGACGTCGTGCCCGACGAACGTGGGGACGGGACTTCGCGCCTCGGTCCTGGTGCACCTGCCCGGCCTGGTGTTGACGCAGGAGATCGGCAAGGTCCTCACCGGCCTCCAGCAGATGGGACTGACCTACCGCGGGCTGTACGGCGAGGGGAGCGAGGTCGTGGGGAACTTCTTCCAGATCTCCAACCAGACGACCCTGGGACGGACCGAGGACGAGCTCTGTGACCACCTGTCGCGGGTGGTGGCCCACGTGATTTCGCGCGAGTCGGAGGCCCGCCGTGTCCTGACTCGGGACGCCGGTTATATTATCGAAGACAAGCTGTGGCGGGCCTACGGGACGCTGCGGTACGCGCGCAGCCTGGGCGCCGACGAGGCGATGAACCTCCTCAGCGGTGTTCGGCTGGCCGTCGGCATGTTCCTGCTGGGCGGACTGAGTGTGTACACGCTGAACAAGCTGCTGGTGTTCAGCCAGACGGCGCACCTCTCGCTGGCGGAGGGGCGGCCGCTGACGGAAATCGAGGCCAATCTCGCCCGGGCACGCTACGTGCGCGGCGTGCTGGCCGCGGAAGCGGGCGGGGCATGA
- the prfB gene encoding peptide chain release factor 2 (programmed frameshift) produces the protein MAESERSKSLRQDEERLIELRRFLDLESKRARLAALETEMAAPGFWDAQERAQGLVQEMKLLKGWTDPFEKLWGRVQSALELDQMLESEPDPEMIAEVERESTALGEEVEAFKLRSLLQGRDDYRDAQVEISAGAGGTEAQDWAQMLMRMYTRWAERRGYSVEILDLSEGEEAGIKGAVLEIKGMYAYGFLRPEAGVHRLVRISPFDSQARRHTSFASIFIYPVVDTEINIEIREEDIKMDVYRASGAGGQHVNKTSSAVRLTHIPSGIIVACQQERSQGKNKAQAMKQLKNKLYQLELDKQAAVKAKLDANKQDVTFGSQIRSYVFQPYTMVNDHRTELKIPDVQKIMDGAIDPFIEAYLKMAGNAGAAR, from the exons ATGGCCGAAAGCGAGCGCAGCAAGTCCCTGCGGCAGGATGAGGAACGGCTCATCGAGCTGCGGAGGTTCCTT GACCTAGAGAGCAAGCGCGCCCGGCTGGCGGCCCTGGAGACCGAGATGGCCGCCCCGGGGTTCTGGGACGCCCAGGAGCGCGCGCAGGGGCTCGTGCAGGAAATGAAGCTGCTAAAGGGGTGGACGGACCCGTTCGAGAAGCTCTGGGGGCGGGTGCAGTCGGCGCTGGAGCTCGACCAGATGCTGGAGAGCGAACCCGACCCCGAGATGATCGCCGAGGTCGAGCGCGAATCGACCGCGCTGGGCGAGGAGGTGGAGGCGTTCAAGCTGCGGTCGCTGCTGCAGGGGCGCGACGATTACCGCGACGCGCAGGTCGAGATCAGCGCCGGCGCCGGCGGCACCGAGGCGCAGGATTGGGCCCAGATGCTGATGCGCATGTACACGCGCTGGGCCGAGCGCCGGGGCTACAGTGTGGAGATTCTCGACCTGAGCGAGGGGGAAGAGGCCGGCATCAAGGGCGCGGTGCTCGAAATCAAGGGCATGTACGCGTACGGCTTCCTCCGCCCGGAGGCCGGCGTGCACCGGCTGGTGCGCATCTCGCCGTTCGATTCGCAGGCGCGGCGGCACACGAGCTTCGCGTCGATTTTCATCTATCCGGTGGTCGACACCGAGATCAACATCGAGATTCGGGAAGAAGACATCAAGATGGACGTCTACCGGGCGAGCGGCGCCGGCGGCCAGCACGTGAACAAGACGAGCTCGGCGGTGCGGCTGACGCACATCCCGTCGGGCATCATCGTGGCCTGCCAGCAGGAGCGCAGCCAGGGCAAGAACAAGGCGCAGGCGATGAAGCAGCTGAAGAACAAGCTCTACCAGCTGGAGCTCGACAAGCAGGCCGCCGTGAAGGCCAAGCTGGACGCGAACAAGCAGGACGTCACCTTCGGCAGCCAGATTCGCAGTTATGTGTTCCAGCCGTACACGATGGTCAACGATCACCGGACCGAACTGAAGATTCCCGACGTGCAGAAGATCATGGACGGCGCCATCGACCCGTTCATCGAGGCCTACCTCAAGATGGCCGGCAACGCCGGAGCGGCGCGATGA
- a CDS encoding Trm112 family protein, with the protein MTISPQLLAILVCPKCKGALAYREAEQALDCPACKLRYPVRDDIPVMLVDEALPL; encoded by the coding sequence ATGACGATCTCTCCGCAACTGCTGGCGATCCTGGTCTGCCCCAAGTGCAAGGGGGCCCTCGCCTATCGCGAGGCCGAGCAGGCCCTCGACTGCCCCGCGTGCAAACTGCGGTACCCCGTGCGCGACGACATCCCCGTCATGCTCGTCGATGAGGCGTTGCCGCTCTAA
- a CDS encoding diguanylate cyclase yields the protein MPDSIRAWLDKHRLPTARVATADDLMSAALRSRPRLAIIDARTHPVAGLKGCQRLKADSFTGIVPALVLVRNDPTSFAAAFDVLADEVIREGTDVAEVALRAEALLRRSDRDTYVHPSTRLPGGIEIETEILRRLEADELFAACYADLDHFKEYNDRYSYYDGDRVIRILSKILHDVVKGTVAERGFVGHIGGDDFLFVIPVEAVSEVCTEVVSVFDAIVPYQYSEQDRRAGYYFGKDRRGQLHKVPLMTVSIGVVTNERRKFSHPSQVSELATEMKSYAKSLPGSVFTIDRRGDVAADEGAPRSSTADAASGVEEK from the coding sequence GTGCCGGATTCCATCCGTGCCTGGCTTGACAAGCATCGTCTGCCGACGGCGCGCGTCGCGACGGCTGACGATTTGATGTCGGCGGCGCTGCGGTCGCGTCCGCGTCTGGCGATCATCGACGCGCGCACGCATCCGGTGGCGGGACTCAAGGGATGTCAACGCCTGAAGGCCGACTCCTTCACCGGCATCGTGCCGGCGCTCGTGCTCGTGCGCAACGATCCCACGTCGTTCGCGGCCGCCTTCGACGTGCTGGCCGATGAGGTGATTCGCGAGGGCACCGATGTCGCCGAAGTCGCGCTGCGCGCGGAGGCGCTGCTGCGGCGTTCGGACCGCGACACGTACGTGCACCCCTCGACGCGCCTGCCCGGCGGCATCGAAATCGAGACGGAGATCCTGCGGCGCCTCGAGGCCGACGAGTTGTTCGCGGCGTGCTACGCCGACCTGGATCACTTCAAGGAATACAACGATCGCTACAGCTACTACGACGGCGATCGCGTGATCCGCATCCTGTCGAAGATCCTGCACGACGTCGTGAAGGGCACGGTGGCCGAACGCGGCTTCGTCGGGCACATCGGGGGCGACGACTTCCTGTTCGTCATCCCGGTGGAGGCGGTGTCGGAAGTCTGCACCGAGGTGGTGTCGGTGTTCGACGCGATCGTGCCGTACCAGTATTCGGAGCAGGACCGACGCGCGGGGTATTACTTTGGAAAGGACCGGCGCGGCCAGTTGCACAAGGTGCCGCTGATGACGGTTTCCATCGGCGTCGTGACCAACGAGCGCCGGAAGTTCTCGCACCCGTCGCAGGTCAGCGAACTGGCGACGGAAATGAAGAGTTACGCCAAGAGCCTGCCGGGCTCTGTGTTCACGATCGACCGCCGCGGCGACGTCGCTGCGGATGAGGGCGCGCCGCGGTCGTCGACGGCGGACGCTGCTTCCGGGGTGGAGGAGAAGTGA
- a CDS encoding PorV/PorQ family protein translates to MRRCRSNPFGALVAALGASLALAAGAGPLRAQGGLSTEGSLVLLVPVGARAVGVGQTGVTAEAGSASLWSNPAGIARATTREVALHYSKSVVANGSALGVVYPAGRAGVIGVGAQLYDYGEQELTDDVGNSVGQLLTREVVAMFTYAATLGPSLRAGVTYKLLQRRNDCTGPCSTNMSYVATTSGFDGGFQWQRAHADSLVVGFAVRQMGLRLQVNDAYQSDALPTRLHLGIGARVPRVEKALPGAELRWAVEIVNRTSLDDPAFRLGGELGFQKQLYLRAGYASGVGDATGPAMGFGFVRGAMRIDFARVFGGLSSDAGVPPTFLTLRVSW, encoded by the coding sequence ATGAGGCGTTGCCGCTCTAATCCGTTCGGCGCGCTTGTCGCGGCGCTCGGTGCGTCGCTGGCCCTTGCGGCCGGCGCCGGTCCGTTGCGCGCCCAGGGCGGGCTCTCGACCGAAGGCTCGCTGGTGCTGCTCGTTCCCGTGGGCGCACGGGCCGTCGGCGTCGGCCAGACGGGGGTGACCGCGGAGGCCGGCTCGGCTTCCCTCTGGAGCAATCCCGCCGGCATCGCGCGCGCCACGACGCGGGAAGTGGCGTTGCACTACTCGAAGTCCGTGGTGGCCAACGGATCCGCCCTCGGCGTCGTGTATCCCGCGGGGCGGGCGGGGGTCATCGGCGTCGGGGCGCAGCTCTATGACTACGGCGAGCAGGAGCTGACGGACGATGTCGGCAACTCGGTGGGGCAGCTGCTGACGCGCGAAGTCGTGGCCATGTTCACCTATGCGGCGACTCTCGGCCCATCGCTGCGGGCCGGCGTGACCTACAAGCTCCTGCAGCGCCGCAACGACTGCACGGGACCGTGTTCGACCAACATGTCCTACGTGGCCACGACGAGCGGTTTCGACGGCGGCTTCCAGTGGCAGCGTGCGCACGCCGACAGCCTGGTCGTTGGTTTTGCGGTGCGGCAGATGGGCCTCAGGCTCCAGGTGAATGACGCGTACCAGTCCGACGCGCTGCCCACCCGCCTGCATCTGGGCATCGGCGCGCGCGTGCCGCGCGTGGAGAAGGCGCTGCCCGGGGCCGAACTGCGGTGGGCCGTCGAAATCGTGAACCGGACGTCCCTCGATGATCCCGCCTTCCGGCTCGGGGGCGAACTCGGATTTCAGAAGCAACTGTACCTGCGCGCGGGCTATGCCTCAGGCGTCGGCGATGCCACGGGGCCGGCCATGGGATTCGGCTTCGTGCGCGGCGCGATGCGCATCGACTTTGCGCGCGTCTTCGGCGGCCTGTCCTCCGACGCCGGCGTGCCGCCGACGTTCCTCACGCTGCGGGTGAGCTGGTGA
- a CDS encoding FtsX-like permease family protein, with product MNRLELEIAWRYLRSRGRTRWLSFISLIAIGGIVVGVSALILIIGVMNGLQTDLREKILVGSPDFRVLAFGDDLKITAWRALQAKVAKVDGVVAVAPFVLTQALVNAGHDYTEGASVSGIEPAGATRRGVTTIRDHAIMGDFSFKTADGQRRGAVVGKLLAERLAAYPGNPGTRLTMVSAAGLKPDAVLGALIPRVAEFEVTGVFETGMYEYDNAFVFVDLQAAQEFAGLDSAVTGLEVATADRWSAPVVAERTMTALGFPYHTVDWQEQNSSLFKALKLEKMGMGVILLLIIVVAAFNIVSTLTMVVRDKTREIGILKAMGATEASIRRIFLIQGTVIGCVGTLAGTLLGAVLGVIVDRYRLITLDPTVYFIDHLPVKLEVGDTLLMALLGFAVAALATLYPARQASRLFPIEAIRDE from the coding sequence GTGAACCGGCTGGAACTTGAGATCGCCTGGCGCTACCTCCGCTCGCGCGGCCGCACGCGCTGGCTCTCCTTCATCTCGCTCATCGCCATCGGCGGCATCGTGGTGGGCGTCAGCGCGCTGATCCTCATCATCGGCGTGATGAACGGCCTGCAGACCGACCTGCGCGAGAAGATCCTCGTCGGCAGTCCCGACTTTCGCGTCCTCGCGTTCGGTGACGACCTGAAGATCACGGCGTGGCGCGCGCTGCAGGCGAAGGTGGCCAAGGTGGATGGCGTGGTGGCCGTCGCGCCCTTCGTGCTCACGCAGGCGCTGGTCAATGCCGGGCACGATTACACCGAGGGGGCCTCGGTCTCGGGCATCGAACCGGCCGGCGCGACCCGGCGCGGCGTGACGACCATTCGCGACCACGCCATCATGGGCGACTTCTCGTTCAAGACGGCGGACGGCCAGCGGCGCGGCGCGGTGGTGGGCAAGCTGCTCGCGGAGCGTTTGGCCGCCTATCCCGGTAATCCGGGGACACGCCTCACGATGGTCTCCGCCGCTGGGCTCAAGCCCGACGCGGTGCTGGGGGCGCTCATTCCGCGCGTGGCGGAGTTCGAGGTGACGGGCGTCTTCGAAACGGGGATGTACGAATACGACAACGCCTTCGTCTTCGTGGACCTGCAGGCCGCGCAGGAGTTTGCCGGGCTCGACAGCGCGGTGACCGGGCTCGAGGTCGCCACGGCGGACCGCTGGTCGGCCCCCGTCGTGGCGGAGCGCACGATGACCGCGCTCGGCTTCCCGTACCACACCGTGGACTGGCAGGAGCAGAACAGCTCGCTCTTCAAGGCGCTGAAGCTCGAGAAGATGGGAATGGGCGTGATACTGCTGCTGATCATCGTCGTCGCCGCATTCAACATCGTGAGCACGCTCACGATGGTCGTGCGCGACAAGACGCGGGAGATCGGCATCCTCAAGGCGATGGGCGCCACCGAGGCATCCATTCGCCGGATCTTCCTGATCCAGGGGACGGTGATCGGGTGCGTGGGGACGCTCGCCGGCACGCTGCTGGGCGCGGTGCTCGGCGTCATCGTCGATCGCTACCGCCTGATCACACTCGACCCGACCGTCTATTTCATCGATCACCTGCCGGTGAAGCTCGAGGTCGGCGACACCCTCCTGATGGCATTGCTCGGCTTTGCCGTCGCGGCGCTGGCGACGCTCTATCCGGCGCGTCAGGCGTCGCGCCTCTTCCCGATCGAGGCCATCCGCGACGAATGA